One window from the genome of Phycisphaerae bacterium encodes:
- a CDS encoding DUF1573 domain-containing protein has product MKRNWLILTVIMVVSVCFLQISWAVAAEESKTELKTPATAAGSAKDESTPAAVKDKPAITFENVVNDFGNIAPGSKNVCEFKFTNTGKGLLKITEVSKTCGCTPYTLEKKEYAPNETGTLKVEYHASSQTGSVRKTLHVSSNDQANPRVELIITAEVVSKISFLPKKLDLVLNKENAGCPAITIKSLDGQPFSIKEVKSVGRLKPLERAITADYSSPVRATEFVLKPKVDVEKLREESGGRLEITLTHPESPMISIPFEVLPMFKVTPPSIIVYKANLEKSVTREVWVINNYDDEFEIESTSSQQGTIKVLKQEKVDNNRYKFELEITPPTGEKGQNGFFTDTFFVNIKGGEKLKIACRMFYLKKAEKSPPITEKPSPVTEKSSPAAEKPSSTD; this is encoded by the coding sequence ATGAAACGCAATTGGTTGATTTTAACTGTCATTATGGTTGTTTCTGTCTGCTTTTTGCAGATTAGCTGGGCCGTGGCGGCAGAGGAATCTAAAACCGAGTTAAAAACGCCAGCAACGGCGGCTGGTTCTGCAAAGGACGAAAGCACTCCTGCGGCTGTTAAAGATAAGCCGGCAATTACGTTTGAAAACGTGGTTAACGATTTCGGAAACATCGCCCCGGGGTCGAAAAATGTTTGTGAGTTTAAATTTACAAATACAGGGAAAGGCTTGTTGAAAATAACAGAGGTTAGCAAGACCTGCGGCTGCACGCCATATACGCTGGAGAAAAAGGAATACGCACCGAACGAAACAGGGACCTTGAAAGTGGAATATCATGCAAGCTCTCAGACAGGGTCGGTAAGGAAAACTCTGCATGTGTCCAGTAACGACCAGGCAAATCCCAGGGTCGAATTAATCATAACGGCCGAGGTTGTATCGAAAATTAGCTTCCTCCCGAAGAAACTTGACCTTGTCCTTAACAAGGAGAACGCCGGCTGCCCGGCGATTACGATTAAAAGTCTTGACGGCCAGCCGTTTTCGATAAAAGAGGTCAAGTCGGTTGGGCGGCTTAAACCGCTCGAAAGGGCTATTACTGCTGATTATAGTTCTCCGGTGAGAGCGACGGAATTTGTTCTTAAGCCGAAGGTCGATGTGGAAAAATTGAGGGAAGAATCCGGCGGGCGTCTTGAAATTACCCTTACTCATCCGGAAAGTCCTATGATTTCTATTCCTTTTGAAGTTTTGCCGATGTTTAAGGTGACTCCGCCGTCGATTATAGTCTACAAGGCCAATTTGGAAAAGTCGGTGACAAGGGAGGTCTGGGTAATCAACAACTACGACGATGAATTCGAGATTGAGTCGACGTCATCGCAGCAAGGCACTATAAAGGTTTTGAAACAGGAAAAGGTTGATAATAATCGCTATAAGTTTGAGCTGGAGATAACACCTCCGACCGGTGAAAAAGGTCAAAATGGATTTTTCACGGACACGTTTTTTGTAAATATAAAAGGCGGCGAAAAACTGAAAATTGCCTGCAGAATGTTCTATTTGAAAAAAGCAGAGAAATCGCCTCCAATTACAGAGAAGCCATCCCCAGTTACAGAAAAGTCGTCTCCTGCAGCAGAGAAACCGTCCTCTACTGATTGA
- a CDS encoding lysylphosphatidylglycerol synthase transmembrane domain-containing protein has product MSRHFGLKQIKTLLRIVIVAACIVYIANFFYTNRDSLSIVIRINFITLSALVLLWLGYMLIHNWRLQLILQKCSGRKIAFWQWFKILIMGNFLNLVFSQLGNVYRGVKLKKEHNISYTSYIASFASFAWMNTCMNLVLAIVTILLIEPNLKIGLFSASSLLVIICAIIIILPITALFFLRFIRFKNHYLDWTKLKLSEVLTTTLDNIKDISFLLKIILLSIVAFIVTVFSYYILFAGFDMRLSLPILAVFCTLLQLSTLFVITPGNIGIQEIAFGFISQQFGIGMAEGILVSFVSRILSTALVILLGVLLGGINVIKYRNKYVELNH; this is encoded by the coding sequence ATGAGCAGACACTTCGGCTTAAAACAGATTAAGACACTTCTGAGAATCGTGATTGTTGCTGCCTGTATCGTATACATCGCCAACTTCTTCTACACCAATCGCGATTCTTTGAGCATCGTTATCAGGATAAACTTTATAACGCTGTCTGCTCTGGTACTGCTTTGGCTGGGTTACATGCTGATTCATAACTGGAGATTACAGCTCATATTACAAAAATGCAGCGGCCGAAAAATCGCATTCTGGCAATGGTTCAAAATCCTTATCATGGGCAACTTCCTGAACCTGGTATTCTCACAGCTCGGCAATGTTTACCGAGGCGTAAAGTTAAAAAAAGAACATAATATTTCTTACACAAGCTACATCGCCAGTTTCGCCTCGTTCGCGTGGATGAACACCTGCATGAATTTGGTTTTGGCTATCGTGACTATTTTGTTAATCGAACCGAATTTAAAGATAGGGCTGTTTTCCGCTTCTTCCCTTCTGGTTATCATCTGTGCTATTATAATTATCCTGCCCATTACGGCCTTGTTTTTCTTAAGATTTATCCGTTTTAAAAATCATTATCTCGACTGGACAAAATTAAAACTGTCTGAAGTTCTGACTACCACCCTCGATAACATTAAAGACATCTCTTTTCTGCTCAAAATAATACTGCTCAGCATTGTGGCTTTTATCGTTACAGTTTTTTCTTACTATATTCTTTTCGCAGGCTTTGATATGCGACTGTCCCTGCCAATCTTGGCCGTTTTCTGCACCCTTCTGCAACTCAGCACACTCTTCGTCATTACTCCCGGCAATATCGGCATACAGGAAATCGCCTTCGGTTTCATAAGCCAGCAATTCGGCATCGGCATGGCAGAAGGAATCCTGGTCTCCTTTGTCAGCAGAATATTAAGCACCGCTTTGGTCATTCTTCTGGGAGTATTGTTAGGCGGGATAAATGTTATTAAATATCGCAACAAATACGTCGAGCTTAATCATTGA
- a CDS encoding class I SAM-dependent methyltransferase: MLEKINNYFSNIRWDIINLIPAGKNKILEIGCGTGNTGKVLKEQGKALEVIGIEKIPQAAESAKKNLNSVITADIETVEMPFDKGYFDYIIAADILEHLYNPWLTISNLKKYIKKDGFIITSIPNIRHWRIVRELILKGNWTYNNAGLLDDTHIRFFTKKTMMKMIQSAGFTINLIIPKFKLEPANRYNILNNLTLHLLEEFWAQQYIIMARKND; encoded by the coding sequence ATGCTGGAAAAAATAAATAATTATTTCAGCAATATAAGATGGGACATCATTAATCTTATACCTGCCGGTAAAAACAAGATATTGGAAATCGGATGCGGCACAGGCAATACGGGTAAAGTCTTAAAGGAACAGGGCAAAGCCTTGGAAGTTATAGGTATAGAAAAAATCCCCCAAGCAGCAGAATCGGCGAAGAAAAACCTTAACTCGGTTATAACCGCCGATATTGAAACCGTCGAAATGCCGTTCGATAAAGGATATTTCGATTATATTATAGCAGCCGATATCCTGGAACACCTCTACAACCCGTGGCTGACTATAAGCAATCTAAAAAAATATATCAAAAAAGATGGTTTCATAATAACCAGTATTCCAAATATAAGACACTGGCGAATCGTGCGGGAGCTTATCCTCAAAGGAAACTGGACTTACAATAATGCCGGCCTGCTCGACGACACCCATATAAGGTTTTTCACAAAAAAAACTATGATGAAAATGATTCAATCCGCAGGTTTCACAATAAACCTTATCATCCCAAAATTTAAGCTGGAGCCCGCAAACCGCTATAACATACTGAACAATCTCACATTACACCTGTTGGAAGAATTCTGGGCGCAACAATATATAATTATGGCAAGAAAAAATGATTGA
- a CDS encoding glycosyltransferase family 2 protein, whose product MIDILLATYNGEKYLTQQIDSIVAQTYKDWQLLIRDDLSTDNTVNIIKNYTRRCPDKIRLIEDSKGHLGLVRNFEALLESSQSEFIMFCDQDDIWLPNKIELTLNAMEAAGKTQPNTPLLIHTDLKVVDETLTPIAESFWKLHRISPENDCQLKKIIYRNIVTGCTVMINKKAKEISMPFSPEARIHDWWIALNVVKNGKIIHVTTTTVLYRQHTANIIGAKKPLKEDMLLLPQKFIRAKRFLLSDYRMAKKIVPDISLAQWLLKNIALSFGRRFRL is encoded by the coding sequence ATGATTGATATTCTTCTGGCAACTTACAACGGAGAAAAATATTTAACTCAGCAGATAGACTCCATCGTCGCACAAACCTATAAAGATTGGCAGCTATTGATAAGGGACGACCTTTCCACCGACAACACGGTAAACATCATAAAAAATTATACCCGCAGATGCCCTGATAAAATACGACTGATTGAAGATAGTAAGGGACATTTAGGACTTGTCCGTAATTTTGAAGCATTACTCGAATCCTCACAAAGCGAATTCATTATGTTCTGCGACCAGGACGATATCTGGCTGCCGAATAAAATCGAGCTGACTCTAAATGCAATGGAAGCTGCAGGAAAAACCCAGCCGAATACACCTTTACTTATCCACACGGACTTAAAAGTGGTTGATGAGACGCTCACGCCAATTGCAGAATCGTTCTGGAAACTTCACAGAATATCGCCGGAGAACGACTGTCAGCTCAAAAAAATCATTTATCGAAACATCGTTACCGGCTGCACGGTTATGATAAATAAAAAAGCAAAAGAGATTTCAATGCCTTTTTCGCCGGAAGCCAGGATACATGACTGGTGGATTGCCCTTAACGTTGTAAAAAATGGAAAAATCATCCACGTGACAACGACTACTGTTCTGTATCGCCAACATACCGCTAATATTATTGGTGCAAAAAAACCGCTAAAAGAAGATATGCTTCTTTTGCCCCAAAAATTTATCCGCGCAAAAAGATTTCTGCTGTCCGATTATAGAATGGCAAAAAAAATTGTGCCGGATATCAGTCTCGCACAATGGTTGTTAAAAAATATCGCCCTTTCTTTCGGCCGTCGCTTCAGACTGTAA
- a CDS encoding DUF354 domain-containing protein, whose protein sequence is MKILVDINHPAHVHLFKYAISELRKRGHDVIITASQKDLSYKLLDAYGFDYIKMGTYGDSLAKKLINLPILDCRMVKVVLQHKPDILTGLASCRIAHAGFLCRKKTLILDDTEHATGQIALYKPFATKIMTPSCFTSDLGKKQIRYEGCHELAYLHPKRFTPDREIAKKFGIDISEKYCIIRFVSWRASHDIGQHGIADKQKLNFIKEISKYARPYISSEAQLPTELVPYQLNVPPHLVHHVMAFASLYVGEGATMASESAILGVPAVYVNTLRLGYIDMHEKYGLLKQTTDTNEALKLCVEFLTGQNVKERCKVAQQKLLSEKIDVTAYIVETIEQLHKGNL, encoded by the coding sequence ATGAAAATACTTGTTGATATTAATCATCCTGCTCATGTTCATTTGTTTAAGTATGCCATATCGGAGCTTCGAAAGCGCGGGCACGATGTGATTATAACCGCCAGCCAAAAGGATTTGTCTTATAAACTGCTCGATGCCTACGGGTTCGATTACATCAAGATGGGGACGTACGGAGACAGCCTTGCGAAGAAGTTAATCAATTTACCGATATTGGACTGCCGAATGGTCAAAGTGGTGCTTCAGCATAAACCGGATATTTTGACCGGATTAGCGTCCTGCAGGATAGCTCATGCCGGTTTTCTGTGCAGAAAAAAGACGCTCATTCTCGATGATACCGAACATGCGACCGGTCAGATTGCGTTATATAAACCGTTCGCGACGAAAATTATGACGCCGAGCTGTTTTACATCGGATTTGGGCAAGAAGCAAATCAGGTATGAAGGTTGTCACGAGCTTGCATATCTGCATCCAAAACGGTTCACGCCTGACAGGGAGATTGCCAAAAAGTTCGGTATAGACATTTCGGAAAAATACTGCATAATTCGTTTTGTTTCGTGGAGGGCTTCGCACGATATCGGTCAGCATGGAATCGCGGATAAACAAAAGCTGAATTTCATAAAAGAAATCTCGAAATACGCCCGGCCTTATATCAGTTCGGAGGCGCAACTGCCGACAGAACTTGTGCCTTACCAGTTGAATGTGCCGCCGCATTTAGTTCATCACGTAATGGCCTTTGCTTCGTTGTACGTTGGTGAGGGCGCGACAATGGCCAGCGAATCTGCGATACTCGGCGTACCTGCGGTTTATGTCAATACGCTCCGACTCGGTTATATCGATATGCACGAGAAGTACGGCCTGCTTAAACAGACCACAGATACGAATGAGGCCTTGAAATTGTGCGTTGAATTTCTAACGGGTCAAAATGTCAAAGAAAGATGTAAAGTTGCCCAACAGAAACTGTTGAGTGAAAAGATTGATGTTACCGCATATATAGTCGAAACCATCGAACAACTGCATAAAGGCAATCTTTAA
- a CDS encoding AglZ/HisF2 family acetamidino modification protein — protein MFRPRVIPCLLLKNKGLVKTVKFKSPTYIGDPMNAIKIFNDLEADELVFLDITATNENRLLPLDLVEKIAEEAFMPFAVGGGIKNLDEIRQILKIGAEKVIINTSSVTNPNLIREASDNFGNQSIIVSIDVKKDIWKKNKVYINSGKKKTQLEPVEHAKKMEQLGAGEIIINSIDREGTMAGYDIDLIRKVSEAVQIPVVALGGAGSLNDFKEAIVNGHASAVAAGSMFVFHGPRRAVLINYPEEEEIKHFLVFNDENTC, from the coding sequence ATGTTCCGTCCGCGAGTGATTCCCTGTTTATTACTGAAGAATAAAGGATTAGTTAAAACGGTCAAGTTCAAAAGTCCCACTTATATAGGGGACCCTATGAACGCAATAAAGATTTTCAATGATCTGGAGGCGGACGAGTTGGTCTTTTTAGATATTACCGCAACTAATGAGAACAGGCTTTTGCCGCTTGACCTGGTTGAGAAAATTGCTGAGGAGGCATTTATGCCGTTTGCCGTAGGGGGAGGGATTAAAAATTTAGATGAAATAAGACAGATATTAAAAATAGGCGCTGAAAAAGTTATTATTAATACTTCATCAGTTACAAATCCAAATTTAATCAGGGAAGCATCGGATAATTTTGGGAATCAGAGTATTATTGTATCTATTGATGTTAAAAAAGATATCTGGAAGAAAAACAAGGTGTATATTAACAGCGGCAAGAAAAAGACACAGCTTGAGCCGGTTGAACACGCAAAAAAAATGGAACAATTGGGCGCCGGAGAAATTATAATTAATTCTATCGACAGAGAAGGTACAATGGCCGGTTACGATATCGATTTAATCAGAAAAGTTTCAGAAGCTGTACAAATACCCGTAGTAGCCCTTGGCGGAGCCGGTTCACTAAATGATTTTAAAGAGGCAATTGTTAATGGACATGCATCTGCTGTTGCCGCCGGGAGTATGTTTGTATTTCATGGTCCAAGAAGAGCAGTATTAATTAATTATCCTGAGGAAGAAGAGATAAAACATTTTTTGGTTTTTAACGATGAAAATACTTGTTGA
- the hisH gene encoding imidazole glycerol phosphate synthase subunit HisH has translation MIVIVDYEMGNLWSVLKAFKRINADAIVSSKIEDIKNAGKLILPGVGHFRNGMDKLKKRNLIDILNEKVLSQKTPILGICLGMQLFTKHSEEGDCEGFGWLDAGTVRFDFNTSNSIYKIPHMGWNTIRPEKECILYDGLEKDALFYFVHSFHVCADKKDDISSTTEYSIRFVSSIQKDNIYGTQFHPEKSHKNGLKILGNFVEKT, from the coding sequence ATGATAGTTATCGTTGACTATGAAATGGGGAATCTTTGGTCTGTATTAAAAGCATTTAAAAGAATTAATGCCGACGCCATAGTTTCGTCAAAAATAGAGGACATAAAGAATGCCGGTAAATTGATACTGCCCGGCGTGGGGCATTTCAGGAACGGAATGGACAAGCTGAAAAAGCGGAACCTCATTGATATTTTGAATGAGAAGGTTCTTTCACAAAAAACTCCGATTTTAGGTATATGCCTTGGCATGCAATTGTTTACGAAACATAGCGAGGAAGGAGATTGCGAAGGTTTTGGATGGCTGGATGCCGGGACAGTAAGGTTCGATTTTAACACATCCAATTCCATTTATAAAATACCTCACATGGGCTGGAATACTATAAGACCGGAAAAGGAGTGTATTTTATATGACGGTTTGGAAAAAGATGCTTTATTTTATTTTGTCCATTCTTTTCATGTTTGCGCCGATAAAAAAGATGATATAAGCTCCACGACAGAATATAGTATCAGGTTTGTATCATCTATACAGAAGGATAATATTTACGGTACGCAATTTCATCCGGAAAAAAGTCATAAAAACGGCCTTAAGATTTTAGGAAACTTTGTTGAAAAAACATAG
- a CDS encoding N-acetyl sugar amidotransferase, whose amino-acid sequence MDKVCSRCILDDRIPGIIFDENGVCQYCKIHDELKRIYPLDNKGQENLDNLIKKARRKGKGEKYDCIIGVSGGTDSTYVLYQLVQLGIRPLAVHFDNGWDSDIAVRNIKNACSMLNVDLYTYVVEWEEFKDLQISFLRASTPDTEIPTDVGIHSILVKMAAKEGVKYVFNGHSFRAEGLMPIGWTYMDGKYIDYVHKKFGSVKLKTFPNFKLMDVLYYNIILGIKVIPILNYFKYEKAKIKPFLQKELGWQDYGGHHHESVYTKFYQSYLLPKKFNIDKRIVDYSAMIREGITDRETAIKEIERNPHHVKTEIVDYVISKLGLTKEEFNNIMNLPVKSFNDYPNYYKIIKFFKIPIKISVKLGLIPKLLYLKYLENE is encoded by the coding sequence ATGGATAAAGTTTGTTCAAGATGCATTTTAGACGACAGGATACCGGGCATTATTTTTGACGAAAATGGGGTATGCCAGTATTGCAAGATACATGATGAACTAAAAAGAATCTACCCGCTTGACAATAAGGGTCAGGAGAATCTTGACAATTTAATTAAAAAAGCAAGAAGGAAAGGCAAAGGGGAAAAATACGATTGTATAATTGGTGTAAGTGGCGGAACAGATAGTACTTATGTATTATACCAGTTGGTACAACTTGGGATACGTCCCTTAGCTGTACATTTTGATAATGGATGGGATTCGGATATTGCAGTAAGGAATATCAAGAATGCCTGTTCCATGCTGAATGTTGATCTTTATACGTACGTGGTGGAATGGGAAGAGTTTAAAGATTTACAAATATCGTTTTTAAGAGCTTCGACTCCTGATACCGAAATTCCTACAGATGTCGGGATTCATTCGATATTAGTAAAAATGGCGGCAAAAGAAGGCGTTAAGTATGTTTTTAACGGACACTCATTCAGGGCCGAAGGTCTAATGCCAATCGGATGGACTTATATGGATGGCAAATATATTGACTATGTCCATAAAAAGTTCGGAAGTGTAAAATTGAAGACGTTTCCTAATTTTAAACTAATGGATGTTTTGTATTATAATATTATTCTTGGTATTAAAGTGATACCAATCCTTAATTATTTTAAATATGAGAAAGCCAAAATAAAACCTTTCCTGCAGAAGGAGTTAGGGTGGCAGGATTATGGCGGCCATCATCATGAATCTGTTTATACTAAATTCTACCAGTCATACCTGCTGCCAAAAAAGTTCAATATTGATAAAAGAATAGTCGATTATTCGGCGATGATAAGAGAGGGGATAACAGATAGAGAAACCGCGATTAAAGAGATAGAGCGAAATCCGCATCACGTTAAAACCGAGATTGTAGATTATGTCATCAGTAAACTGGGCCTCACGAAAGAAGAATTCAATAATATTATGAACCTGCCTGTTAAAAGTTTTAATGATTATCCTAATTATTATAAAATCATTAAATTTTTTAAAATACCGATTAAGATTTCCGTCAAACTGGGTTTAATTCCCAAATTGCTTTATCTTAAATATTTAGAAAACGAGTAA
- a CDS encoding glycosyltransferase family 2 protein, producing the protein MYKEHTVCVVVPAYNEEQLIGKVLETMPEYVDKIVVVDDKSTDRTAEIVRDEADKSKGRVILIQHEENQGVGGAIASGYKWARDNKMSATAVMAGDAQMAPEDLPDLLEPVVTGQIDYAKGNRLFTGNAWNIIPKVRYLGNSFLSLLTKIASGYWHIADSQTGYTVINLRSLELIDIDKIYKRYGMPNDLLVKLNIYNLRVRDVPVKPVYNVGGKSGIRIHHVVPKLSWLLLKCFLYRMKEKYVIRDFHPLIFFYVFAFLFDVATVLLFIRVFYIWIFQGHIPPINALAAMFSCITAIQFTLFAMWFDMESNKDLK; encoded by the coding sequence ATGTATAAAGAACATACGGTTTGCGTGGTTGTTCCGGCGTATAACGAAGAACAACTCATCGGCAAAGTTCTTGAAACTATGCCGGAGTATGTTGACAAAATAGTGGTGGTGGACGACAAGAGCACAGACAGGACGGCGGAAATAGTTCGCGACGAAGCCGATAAATCTAAAGGCAGGGTCATTCTGATTCAGCACGAAGAAAACCAGGGCGTCGGAGGCGCTATCGCAAGCGGTTACAAATGGGCGCGTGATAATAAGATGTCAGCCACCGCCGTTATGGCTGGTGACGCTCAAATGGCCCCGGAGGATCTGCCAGACCTTCTGGAGCCGGTGGTGACAGGTCAGATTGATTATGCCAAAGGCAACCGGCTTTTCACCGGCAATGCGTGGAATATTATTCCGAAAGTGAGATACCTCGGTAATTCATTCCTTTCGCTCTTGACGAAAATAGCAAGCGGGTACTGGCATATTGCCGATTCCCAGACCGGCTATACCGTGATAAATCTCCGCTCTCTTGAGCTTATCGACATCGACAAGATTTATAAACGTTACGGTATGCCCAACGACCTGCTGGTTAAACTCAATATTTACAATCTAAGGGTCCGTGATGTGCCGGTCAAACCGGTTTATAACGTCGGCGGAAAGAGCGGCATAAGGATTCATCACGTCGTGCCGAAACTTTCCTGGCTGCTGCTGAAGTGTTTTTTATACAGGATGAAGGAGAAATATGTTATCAGGGATTTTCATCCGCTGATTTTCTTCTACGTGTTCGCTTTTTTGTTTGATGTCGCTACAGTGCTTCTTTTTATCAGAGTGTTTTATATATGGATTTTCCAGGGGCATATCCCGCCGATAAATGCTCTTGCGGCGATGTTTTCGTGTATTACCGCCATACAGTTTACGCTCTTTGCGATGTGGTTCGATATGGAAAGTAATAAGGATTTGAAATGA
- a CDS encoding serine hydroxymethyltransferase: MRLTKKQSKSRYVVDKLRGVGKISRRGKTSFEEYHRGQISTLKETDAGVYELIKREYGRLQDNIELLAAENQCSRAVLAALGSVVQNKTAEGFPGARCHGGCEVIDDVERLAIARAKEAFGAQYANVQPHSGTGANQIVITAALEPGEKILSLGSEQGGHYSHGDEVSLTGRFFAAESYYVDKKTFLLDYDAIKDKALKVKPKLIICGASFYVRTIDFKKFREIADEVGAYLLADISHISGLVSAGAHPSPMDYAHFTTTSTYKPGGPRGGLILMGKEYEKKIKVRGKSIPLWKRIEDITFPGVQGTPYLNHIAAKAVFFKEMLTDEYRSRQFKIVGNAGKLAGYLAGLGLDVLTKGTDNHMVLINAANSREHLTGVTAQKCLEECGITVDRMRLPYDERPSAITSGIRLGTPIVTRNGMGGEEIQTIAEMIDAVLKRVEIISGTEYKIDNSFRQQARAKATELCHRFPMW; this comes from the coding sequence ATGCGTTTAACAAAAAAACAATCGAAATCCCGTTACGTCGTGGACAAACTTCGCGGGGTTGGCAAGATAAGCAGACGGGGAAAGACAAGTTTTGAGGAATATCATAGAGGGCAAATCAGCACCCTGAAAGAAACGGACGCCGGTGTTTATGAGCTGATAAAAAGAGAGTATGGGCGCCTGCAGGATAATATAGAGCTTCTTGCCGCGGAGAACCAGTGTTCGCGGGCTGTTTTGGCGGCGCTCGGTTCGGTTGTTCAGAATAAAACGGCAGAGGGTTTTCCGGGGGCGAGGTGTCACGGCGGCTGTGAAGTTATCGACGATGTGGAGAGACTCGCAATCGCCAGGGCCAAAGAGGCGTTCGGAGCACAATATGCAAACGTTCAGCCGCATTCCGGCACCGGCGCAAACCAAATTGTTATAACGGCGGCGTTGGAGCCGGGAGAGAAAATATTAAGTCTCGGCTCGGAGCAGGGGGGACATTATTCGCATGGGGACGAGGTTTCCCTGACCGGCAGGTTTTTCGCAGCGGAGAGTTATTACGTTGATAAGAAGACATTTCTTCTGGATTACGATGCCATTAAGGACAAGGCGCTCAAGGTAAAACCCAAGCTGATTATATGCGGCGCTTCTTTTTACGTCAGGACAATAGATTTCAAAAAGTTCAGGGAGATAGCGGACGAGGTCGGTGCGTATCTTCTGGCGGACATATCGCACATATCCGGATTAGTCTCGGCAGGCGCCCATCCGTCGCCGATGGATTACGCGCATTTTACGACAACGAGCACTTATAAGCCGGGAGGACCGAGAGGCGGGCTGATACTGATGGGGAAAGAATACGAGAAAAAGATAAAAGTGCGGGGTAAAAGCATACCTCTGTGGAAACGAATTGAGGACATAACGTTTCCGGGGGTGCAGGGGACGCCATATTTGAACCATATAGCGGCCAAAGCGGTCTTCTTCAAAGAAATGCTTACCGATGAATACAGGAGCAGACAATTCAAAATCGTGGGAAATGCGGGGAAGCTGGCAGGCTATTTGGCCGGTTTGGGGCTTGACGTGCTCACGAAAGGGACGGATAATCATATGGTCCTGATAAACGCAGCGAATTCACGGGAGCATTTGACGGGCGTGACAGCGCAGAAGTGTCTTGAGGAATGCGGCATAACCGTTGACAGAATGCGGCTGCCGTATGACGAAAGGCCGTCGGCGATTACCAGCGGCATCAGATTGGGGACGCCTATCGTTACGAGAAACGGGATGGGGGGCGAAGAGATACAGACTATAGCGGAAATGATAGATGCAGTGCTTAAACGCGTAGAGATAATAAGCGGGACGGAATATAAAATAGACAATTCATTCAGGCAGCAGGCCAGAGCTAAAGCAACTGAATTGTGCCACAGGTTTCCAATGTGGTAG